In Alligator mississippiensis isolate rAllMis1 chromosome 10, rAllMis1, whole genome shotgun sequence, one DNA window encodes the following:
- the SDF2L1 gene encoding stromal cell-derived factor 2-like protein 1 → MRCVGLPLLLPLVLLAALLGGEAAADAVTCGSVLKLLNTRHSVRLHSHEVKYGSGSGQQSVTGVDAPDDANSYWRIRGKSDGSCQRGAAVKCGQAIRLTHVNTGKNLHTHHFASPLSNNQEVSAFGDDGEGDDLDIWTVQCSGTYWERDDAVRFKHMGTEVFLSITGEQYGHPIRGQREVHGMSTPNHHNYWKAMEGVFIKPSVESAKHDEL, encoded by the exons ATGCGGTGCGTCGGCCTCCCGCTCCTGCTCCCGCTCGTGCTGCTCGCGGCGCTGCTGGGCGGGGAGGCCGCGGCGGACGCCGTCACCTGCGGGTCGGTGCTGAAGCTGCTCAACACCCGGCACAGCGTGCGGCTGCACTCGCACGAGGTCAAGTACGGATCCG GCAGCGGGCAGCAGTCGGTGACCGGCGTCGACGCGCCCGACGATGCCAACAGCTACTGGCGCATTCGAGGGAAAAGCGATGGCAGCTGCCAGCGAGGCGCGGCGGTGAAGTGCGGGCAGGCCATACGCCTGACCCACGTCAACACGGGGAAGAACTTGCACACGCATCACTTCGCCTCGCCACTGTCCAACAACCAG GAAGTGAGTGCCTTTGGTGATGATGGTGAAGGAGATGACCTGGATATATGGACTGTGCAATGCAGTGGGACCTACTGGGAGCGGGACGATGCAGTGCGCTTCAAGCACATGGGAACTGAGGTGTTTCTCTCAATAACAGGGGAACAGTATGGCCACCCAATCAGAGGCCAACGGGAAGTTCATGGCATGTCTACTCCTAATCATCACAACTACTGGAAAGCAATGGAAGGAGTTTTCATCAAACCCAGTGTGGAGTCTGCAAAACATGATGAGCTCTGA